One Candidatus Methylomirabilota bacterium DNA segment encodes these proteins:
- the galE gene encoding UDP-glucose 4-epimerase GalE, with amino-acid sequence MAVLVTGGAGYIGSVVVEALRERGEDVVVLDNLSRDHRAAVAPLVPFYLGDVGDAGLVAGIARAHALEACLHFAAFAYVGESMTAPALYFGNNVAQGVTFLDTLVKAGVRRLVFSSSCATYGDPGAGALKEDTPQSPTNPYGWTKFVMERMLETYDRAYGLRSVALRYFNAAGATATRGEDHALETHLIPNVLAAARGTAPSVVIYGRDHPTPDGTAIRDFVHVSDLADAHLLALDHLRAGRGSEQINLGNGKGASVLEVLEVARRVTGRPIPSRFMGARAGDPPCLVADASRAQTLLGWRPARPDLATIVESAWSWHLAHPDGYPTARV; translated from the coding sequence ATGGCGGTGCTCGTGACGGGCGGGGCCGGATACATCGGGAGCGTGGTGGTGGAAGCCCTGCGCGAGCGGGGCGAGGACGTGGTGGTGCTGGACAATCTCTCGCGAGACCACCGGGCGGCGGTGGCGCCGCTCGTGCCCTTCTATCTGGGTGACGTGGGCGACGCCGGGCTGGTCGCCGGTATCGCTCGAGCTCACGCGCTGGAAGCCTGCCTGCACTTCGCTGCATTCGCCTATGTCGGCGAGTCGATGACGGCGCCGGCGCTCTACTTCGGCAACAACGTGGCGCAGGGGGTCACCTTCCTGGACACCCTGGTGAAGGCGGGCGTGCGCCGCCTGGTGTTCTCGTCGAGCTGCGCGACGTACGGCGACCCGGGCGCGGGGGCGCTCAAGGAGGACACGCCCCAGTCGCCCACCAATCCCTACGGCTGGACCAAGTTCGTGATGGAGCGCATGCTCGAGACCTATGACCGCGCCTATGGGCTGCGCTCGGTGGCCCTGCGTTACTTCAACGCGGCGGGCGCCACGGCGACGCGCGGGGAGGATCACGCGCTCGAGACCCACCTCATCCCCAATGTGCTGGCCGCGGCGCGCGGCACGGCGCCCAGCGTGGTCATCTACGGGCGCGATCATCCCACCCCGGACGGCACCGCGATCCGGGACTTCGTCCACGTGAGCGATCTGGCCGACGCGCATCTGCTGGCGTTGGACCACCTGCGCGCTGGGCGGGGCTCGGAGCAGATCAATCTCGGCAACGGCAAGGGCGCCTCCGTGCTCGAGGTGCTCGAGGTGGCGCGCCGGGTGACGGGACGGCCGATTCCGTCGCGCTTCATGGGCGCGCGGGCCGGTGATCCACCCTGTCTCGTGGCCGACGCCTCCCGGGCGCAAACCCTCCTGGGATGGCGCCCGGCCCGGCCGGACCTGGCCACCATCGTGGAGTCGGCCTGGAGCTGGCACCTGGCGCACCCGGACGGATATCCGACCGCCAGAGTGTGA
- a CDS encoding MoxR family ATPase, producing MKGQDAGIRKLLAAFASGGHVLLDDFPGTGKTTLAKALARSIGAEFKRVQFTPDLLPSDILGVSIFDQRDQAFRFHRGPIFTNVLLADEINRASPRTQSALLEAMAEGQISVDGTTHRLESLFFVIATENPVEFRGTYPLPEAQMDRFALQFGLGYVAPEDEVAILSDQERGHPIDEVVPCVSIDDVVALRTQVGAVRISPELKRYVVDLVQATRAAAGVSLGASPRASLALMKAAQALALLDGGDFVTPEHVQEIALPVMAHRMVVDSQARFTGVTAQSIVEEIVKTSPVPA from the coding sequence ATGAAGGGCCAGGATGCCGGGATCCGAAAGCTCCTGGCCGCGTTCGCGAGCGGCGGGCACGTGCTGCTGGACGACTTTCCCGGCACCGGAAAGACGACACTGGCCAAGGCCCTCGCGCGCTCCATCGGGGCGGAGTTCAAGCGTGTGCAGTTCACGCCCGATCTCCTGCCCTCGGACATCCTGGGCGTGTCGATCTTCGACCAGCGCGATCAGGCCTTCCGCTTCCACCGCGGCCCCATCTTCACCAACGTGCTGCTGGCCGATGAGATCAACCGGGCGTCGCCCCGCACCCAGTCGGCGCTGCTCGAGGCCATGGCCGAGGGCCAGATCAGCGTGGACGGGACGACGCATCGGCTCGAGTCCCTGTTCTTCGTCATCGCGACGGAGAATCCGGTGGAGTTTCGGGGCACATATCCCTTGCCCGAGGCGCAGATGGACCGCTTCGCGCTGCAGTTCGGGCTCGGCTACGTGGCGCCCGAGGACGAGGTGGCGATCCTCTCGGACCAGGAGCGGGGACATCCTATCGACGAGGTTGTGCCCTGCGTGTCCATCGACGACGTGGTGGCCCTGCGGACGCAGGTCGGCGCGGTGCGCATCAGCCCTGAGCTCAAGCGCTACGTGGTGGACCTCGTGCAGGCCACGCGCGCGGCCGCCGGCGTGTCCCTGGGGGCGAGCCCTCGCGCCTCGCTCGCCCTCATGAAGGCGGCGCAGGCCCTGGCACTACTCGACGGCGGCGACTTCGTCACGCCGGAGCACGTCCAGGAAATCGCGCTGCCGGTGATGGCGCACCGCATGGTCGTCGATTCGCAGGCCCGCTTCACCGGCGTCACCGCGCAGAGCATCGTGGAGGAGATCGTCAAGACCTCGCCGGTGCCCGCCTAG
- a CDS encoding patatin-like phospholipase family protein: protein MSAPGRGGAAVVLIALAALWPARAGAQCMPSGLPPETPAALVLSGGGAKGAYEAGVVLGLAARSVPVRVAAGSSAGALTAAALADGRLDRLEALWRGVTREQVYALRPGVFFAGLLPGWLTLLALDGAGSLLDPAPLRQLIASAVDLDRIRASPVALRVVATDLERRAVRVFDNRTVTVDALLAASAVPGLFPPVPVGGAVLVDGGLVARAPVLEALDGPTPPPRVIVVLSYAAGESGPPSTTLARVLEEAFETAMVHQIRRDVELARLKYPAVDVQVLVPTAPLRLRPLDFDGPAMSRALEQGRADALACLGEWGGR, encoded by the coding sequence ATGAGCGCGCCGGGGCGCGGCGGGGCCGCGGTGGTGCTGATCGCCCTCGCGGCGCTGTGGCCCGCACGCGCGGGCGCCCAGTGCATGCCGTCGGGGCTCCCGCCCGAGACGCCCGCCGCGCTCGTGCTCTCCGGCGGCGGCGCCAAGGGTGCCTACGAGGCGGGGGTGGTGCTCGGCCTCGCCGCTCGCAGTGTGCCCGTCCGGGTCGCCGCCGGCTCCTCGGCGGGCGCCCTGACCGCCGCCGCGCTCGCCGACGGCCGGCTCGATCGCCTCGAGGCGCTGTGGCGCGGCGTGACGCGCGAGCAGGTCTACGCGCTGCGACCCGGCGTGTTCTTCGCGGGGCTCCTGCCCGGGTGGCTGACCCTGCTCGCGCTCGACGGTGCGGGCTCGCTGCTCGATCCCGCGCCGTTGCGTCAGCTCATCGCGAGCGCGGTGGACCTGGACCGGATCCGTGCCTCGCCGGTGGCGCTGCGCGTCGTCGCCACCGACCTCGAGCGGCGGGCGGTGCGCGTGTTCGACAACCGCACCGTCACCGTCGACGCGCTCCTCGCCGCCTCGGCGGTGCCGGGGCTGTTCCCGCCCGTTCCCGTCGGAGGTGCGGTGCTGGTGGACGGCGGCCTGGTGGCCCGCGCGCCCGTGCTGGAGGCGCTCGACGGCCCCACGCCGCCGCCCCGTGTGATCGTGGTGCTGAGCTACGCCGCCGGCGAGAGCGGGCCGCCGTCGACCACGCTCGCCCGCGTGCTCGAGGAGGCCTTCGAGACCGCGATGGTCCATCAGATCCGGCGGGACGTGGAGCTGGCGCGTCTCAAGTATCCGGCGGTGGACGTGCAGGTCCTCGTGCCCACTGCGCCGCTGCGGCTCCGGCCGCTGGACTTCGACGGCCCGGCAATGAGCCGGGCGCTGGAGCAGGGGCGGGCCGACGCGCTCGCGTGCCTCGGCGAGTGGGGCGGACGCTAG
- a CDS encoding ABC transporter permease, whose amino-acid sequence MPATGEVKWLGVRAFLRRRSAVLGAALVVINVLIALGATPIAGVDPQALDVKARLAPPTVQHWFGTDHVGRDAWSRVIYGARLSMIVGGSVVALSFAGGVLFGVLGGYFRGLDNVLMRMMDGLMAFPGIILAIAMMASLGPSVLNVIVALGVVYVPRVARIVRGSVLVIRETPYVEAARALGIGDGRIIARHVLPNCMSPVIVQGTFIFAAAVLGEAALSFLGVGVPPQIPSWGNVLAEGRSYLQQAPWLTLFPGAAIMASILGLNLFGDGLRDLLDPKLRGVQGSGRES is encoded by the coding sequence ATGCCCGCCACCGGCGAGGTGAAATGGCTCGGCGTCCGCGCCTTCCTGCGCCGCCGCAGCGCGGTGCTGGGGGCCGCGCTGGTGGTGATCAATGTGCTGATCGCCCTCGGCGCCACGCCCATCGCGGGGGTCGATCCCCAGGCCCTGGACGTGAAGGCGCGTCTGGCCCCTCCGACCGTCCAGCACTGGTTCGGCACCGACCACGTGGGGCGGGACGCATGGAGCCGTGTGATCTACGGCGCGCGCCTCTCCATGATCGTGGGCGGGTCGGTGGTCGCGCTGTCGTTCGCGGGCGGCGTGCTGTTCGGTGTGCTCGGCGGCTACTTCCGCGGCCTCGACAACGTGCTGATGCGGATGATGGACGGCCTCATGGCCTTCCCCGGCATCATCCTCGCCATCGCGATGATGGCTTCCCTCGGCCCGAGCGTGCTCAACGTGATCGTGGCGCTGGGCGTGGTGTACGTGCCGCGCGTGGCCCGCATCGTGCGCGGCTCGGTGCTGGTGATCCGCGAGACGCCCTATGTCGAGGCGGCGCGTGCGCTCGGCATCGGTGACGGCCGCATCATCGCGCGGCACGTGCTCCCCAACTGCATGTCGCCGGTGATCGTGCAGGGCACCTTCATCTTCGCGGCGGCGGTGCTCGGCGAGGCCGCGCTATCGTTCCTGGGCGTGGGCGTGCCGCCCCAGATCCCGTCCTGGGGCAATGTGCTCGCGGAAGGCCGCTCCTATCTCCAGCAGGCGCCGTGGCTCACCCTCTTCCCCGGCGCCGCCATCATGGCGAGCATTCTCGGGCTGAACCTCTTCGGGGACGGCCTCCGCGATCTCCTCGACCCCAAGCTGCGCGGCGTGCAGGGCAGCGGCCGCGAGAGCTGA
- a CDS encoding DUF1992 domain-containing protein, whose translation MPKEKPPGKSYRDWVEEMIHEAEQAGEFAHLEGAGQPIPGITDPYDPDWWVKKLLKREKLSILPPALDLLRKVEAGLDAAWAARREDDVRAHVAGLNAEIARVNSQIAEGPATQMAPLDVESIVVEWRARRAASP comes from the coding sequence ATGCCCAAGGAGAAGCCGCCGGGCAAGAGCTATCGCGACTGGGTCGAGGAGATGATCCACGAGGCCGAGCAGGCCGGCGAGTTCGCGCACCTCGAAGGGGCGGGGCAGCCGATCCCCGGCATCACCGATCCCTACGATCCCGACTGGTGGGTGAAGAAGCTCCTCAAGCGGGAGAAGCTCTCCATCCTGCCTCCCGCCCTCGACCTCCTGAGAAAGGTGGAGGCCGGCCTCGACGCGGCGTGGGCGGCGCGCCGCGAGGACGATGTGCGGGCACACGTCGCCGGGCTCAACGCCGAGATTGCCCGGGTGAACAGCCAGATTGCCGAAGGGCCCGCCACGCAGATGGCGCCGCTCGACGTGGAGTCCATCGTTGTCGAGTGGCGCGCGCGGCGCGCCGCATCCCCCTAA
- a CDS encoding M20/M25/M40 family metallo-hydrolase, translating into MTPPETDWSAFDRIRHGRRREQVASFVDFLRRDSVSQEPERVRLCADWLARRMDALGLHPQVLETGGNPAVFGERRVPGATRTLLLYCHYDTKPIPLDGWLQPSPVEPVFRAGLAEAGAAIVPFEAVPTDALATHRVYARGASDDKGPIWCHLEALACMDAAGLAPRVNVKLIFDGEEEIGSPFFGDFTEKHRELLAADLVLVTDGPKHDSGRPTLSGGARGNMKLELEIEAARRDVHSGNFVVPNAAWRLNGLLSSMATPDGTPLIEGLEEDVQLPSAAERALMADIPVDFAALEKDLGVKAPADLLDRLMFHPTLTIRGLHSGFLGKEANTIIPHRATVLLDVRLVKNQTVARVYERIVAHIRAQGFTVLESPDEPLLDALRGNTVRIVSKGGYDPAKTPLDLSVCREVIAAVERAHEGERALLLPTLGGSVPLFAFTDILKLPTLVVPYANANNRQHSPNEHLRLDHLFQGIRTTAGLLRDLG; encoded by the coding sequence ATGACCCCTCCGGAGACCGACTGGAGCGCCTTTGATCGCATCCGCCACGGCCGCCGTCGCGAGCAGGTCGCCAGCTTCGTCGACTTCCTCCGCCGCGACAGCGTGAGCCAGGAGCCCGAGCGTGTCCGCCTCTGCGCCGACTGGCTCGCCCGCCGCATGGATGCGCTGGGGCTCCATCCGCAGGTGCTCGAGACCGGCGGGAACCCCGCGGTCTTCGGCGAGCGGCGCGTGCCCGGGGCCACGCGCACGCTGCTCCTCTACTGCCACTACGACACCAAGCCGATCCCGCTCGACGGGTGGCTTCAGCCCTCGCCGGTCGAGCCCGTGTTCCGCGCCGGCCTCGCCGAGGCGGGCGCGGCCATCGTCCCCTTCGAGGCGGTGCCCACGGACGCCCTCGCCACCCATCGCGTGTACGCGCGCGGCGCCTCCGACGACAAGGGGCCCATCTGGTGTCATCTGGAAGCGCTCGCCTGCATGGACGCGGCTGGGCTCGCGCCCCGGGTGAACGTGAAGCTCATCTTCGACGGCGAGGAGGAGATCGGGAGCCCGTTCTTCGGCGACTTCACCGAGAAGCATCGCGAGCTGCTGGCCGCCGACCTAGTCCTCGTCACCGACGGGCCCAAGCATGACAGTGGCCGGCCCACCCTCTCGGGCGGGGCCCGGGGGAACATGAAGCTCGAGCTCGAGATCGAGGCCGCCCGCCGCGATGTGCACTCGGGGAACTTCGTGGTACCCAACGCGGCGTGGCGGCTCAACGGTCTCCTCTCCTCCATGGCCACACCCGACGGCACGCCGCTGATCGAAGGGCTGGAGGAGGACGTGCAGCTCCCCAGCGCGGCGGAGCGTGCGCTCATGGCGGACATCCCCGTGGACTTCGCCGCCCTCGAGAAGGATCTCGGCGTGAAGGCCCCCGCGGATCTGCTGGACCGGCTGATGTTCCATCCCACGCTCACGATCCGGGGACTTCACTCGGGCTTTCTCGGCAAGGAGGCCAACACGATCATTCCTCACCGGGCCACCGTGCTCCTGGACGTGCGCCTGGTGAAGAACCAGACGGTGGCGCGCGTGTACGAGCGCATCGTCGCCCACATCCGCGCCCAGGGCTTCACCGTGCTGGAGTCGCCGGATGAGCCGCTACTGGACGCATTGCGTGGAAACACTGTTCGAATAGTCAGCAAGGGTGGCTACGATCCCGCGAAGACACCGCTGGATCTGTCGGTGTGCCGCGAGGTCATCGCCGCGGTCGAGCGCGCGCACGAGGGGGAGCGCGCCCTGCTCCTGCCCACCCTCGGCGGCAGCGTGCCCCTCTTCGCGTTCACCGACATCCTGAAGCTGCCGACCCTCGTCGTCCCTTACGCCAACGCCAACAACCGCCAGCACAGTCCCAACGAGCACCTCAGGCTCGACCACCTCTTCCAGGGGATACGGACGACGGCGGGGCTGCTGCGCGATCTCGGGTAG
- a CDS encoding ABC transporter permease gives MTVYVIRRLIAVIPVMLVVATVSFVLIRLAPGDPASVIAGPYASAEDIAQMQRALGLDQPLPVQLVKWWGRLARGNLGDSIFLRRPVIEAILERLEPTLLLTAWSMLVAVLVGIPVGVISARHHNTVLDQSFMALALLGLSVPNFLLGLLMILCFGVWLGWLPVAGYAALETGLWPNLRSLIMPALALGLVQSALIARITRSSMLDVLREQYILSGRSKGLSERTVIYKHALKNAIIPTLTVIGITFALLVGGAVVIETVFNIPGLGRLIISAVLRRDYPVVQGVVLLIAVTYTAINLLVDLAYLAIDPRIRFR, from the coding sequence GTGACCGTCTACGTCATCCGTCGCCTCATCGCGGTCATCCCCGTGATGCTCGTCGTGGCGACGGTGTCGTTCGTCCTCATCCGCCTGGCCCCCGGCGATCCGGCCAGCGTGATCGCCGGGCCCTATGCGAGCGCCGAGGACATCGCGCAGATGCAGCGGGCGCTGGGGCTCGATCAGCCCCTGCCCGTGCAGCTCGTGAAGTGGTGGGGCCGGCTCGCCCGGGGCAACCTGGGCGACTCGATCTTCCTCCGTCGCCCGGTGATCGAGGCGATTCTCGAGCGCCTGGAGCCCACGCTCCTCCTCACCGCGTGGTCCATGCTCGTCGCGGTGCTGGTCGGGATCCCGGTCGGCGTGATCTCGGCCCGGCATCACAACACGGTGCTGGACCAGTCCTTCATGGCCCTGGCCCTCCTCGGCCTCTCGGTGCCGAACTTCCTCCTCGGCCTGCTCATGATCCTCTGCTTCGGCGTCTGGCTCGGCTGGCTGCCCGTGGCGGGCTACGCCGCGCTGGAGACCGGGCTCTGGCCCAATCTCCGCTCCCTCATCATGCCCGCGCTCGCCCTCGGGCTCGTGCAGTCCGCCCTCATCGCCCGCATCACACGCTCGAGCATGCTCGATGTGCTCCGCGAGCAATATATCCTCTCCGGGCGTTCAAAGGGCCTCTCCGAGCGAACGGTCATCTACAAGCACGCGCTGAAGAACGCCATCATTCCCACGCTCACTGTCATCGGCATCACCTTCGCCCTCCTGGTGGGCGGCGCGGTGGTGATCGAGACCGTGTTCAACATCCCGGGGCTCGGCCGCCTCATCATCTCCGCGGTGCTCCGTCGCGACTATCCCGTGGTCCAGGGGGTGGTGCTGCTGATCGCCGTCACCTACACCGCCATCAATCTCCTCGTGGATCTCGCCTATCTGGCGATCGATCCGCGGATTCGCTTCCGCTAG
- a CDS encoding DUF58 domain-containing protein gives MRRLLFRAFRWTWVVQHWQSRRFTRGGSLALTSVLAAAVVGLDTNRTLAYQAFAFLVALITAAGLASLTFRARLSVHRTMPRFATAGEPLRYRVTVRNDGSRSQRGLVLLEDTEDPRPSLDEFLATREPGEERRNWFDRTVGYPRWMWLIERRRGARFTEAAVPPVLPGGEVEVRVDAVPVRRGRLRLVGVTMARPDPFGLFRGFVGIRAPQSLLILPRRYPVPDLDLPGSRRYQQGGVQLAASVGDSEEFASLRDYRPGDPLRRIHWRSWARAGKPIVKEYQDEFFVRHALVLDTFGQPDAAVVFEEAVSVAASFAVAIPSQDSLLDLMFVGPEAYYFTAGRGLAHADRMLEILAGVEPCVGKPFAALRGAVLERHGALSGAILVLLAWDAERRAFVEALRGAGVPTLTLVITPHGVPPVPSATDHALAPHWLEVGRIAEGLARL, from the coding sequence ATGCGGCGCCTGCTTTTTCGCGCGTTCCGCTGGACCTGGGTGGTGCAGCACTGGCAGAGCCGGCGCTTCACCCGCGGCGGGTCGCTCGCCCTCACCAGCGTGCTGGCGGCGGCGGTGGTGGGGCTCGACACCAATCGCACCCTCGCGTACCAGGCTTTCGCCTTCCTCGTCGCATTGATCACCGCCGCGGGCCTCGCGAGCCTGACCTTTCGCGCGCGGCTCAGCGTGCACCGCACGATGCCCCGCTTCGCGACCGCGGGGGAGCCGCTCCGGTACCGGGTGACCGTGCGAAACGACGGCAGCCGGTCCCAGCGCGGGCTCGTGCTCCTCGAGGACACCGAGGACCCGCGTCCGTCCCTCGACGAGTTCCTCGCGACGCGCGAGCCGGGCGAGGAGCGGCGCAACTGGTTCGACCGGACGGTGGGCTACCCGCGCTGGATGTGGCTCATCGAGCGGCGGCGGGGCGCGCGCTTCACCGAGGCGGCCGTGCCCCCGGTGCTGCCGGGCGGTGAGGTGGAGGTGCGCGTGGACGCGGTGCCGGTGCGCCGCGGGCGGCTCCGTCTCGTCGGGGTGACGATGGCGCGCCCCGACCCCTTCGGCCTCTTCCGCGGCTTCGTCGGCATCCGCGCGCCGCAGTCGCTGCTCATTCTCCCGCGGCGCTATCCGGTGCCGGATCTGGATCTGCCGGGCTCACGCCGGTATCAGCAGGGTGGGGTGCAGCTGGCCGCCTCGGTGGGGGACTCGGAGGAGTTCGCGTCGCTCCGGGACTATCGCCCGGGCGATCCGCTGCGCCGCATCCACTGGCGGAGCTGGGCGCGCGCGGGGAAGCCCATCGTGAAGGAGTACCAGGACGAGTTCTTCGTGCGGCACGCGCTGGTGCTCGACACGTTCGGGCAGCCGGACGCCGCGGTCGTGTTCGAGGAGGCGGTGTCGGTGGCCGCCTCGTTCGCGGTCGCAATTCCGAGCCAGGATTCCCTGCTCGACCTGATGTTCGTGGGGCCCGAGGCCTATTACTTCACCGCCGGCCGCGGCCTGGCCCACGCGGACCGCATGCTGGAGATCCTGGCCGGCGTCGAGCCCTGCGTGGGCAAGCCCTTCGCCGCGCTCCGCGGCGCGGTGCTCGAGCGGCACGGCGCGCTCTCCGGCGCCATTCTCGTGCTGCTCGCCTGGGACGCGGAGCGCCGCGCCTTCGTGGAAGCCCTTCGCGGCGCGGGCGTCCCCACGCTGACCCTCGTGATCACGCCGCACGGCGTGCCGCCCGTGCCGAGCGCGACTGACCACGCCCTCGCGCCGCACTGGCTCGAGGTCGGCAGAATTGCGGAAGGGCTGGCGCGTCTGTGA
- a CDS encoding transglutaminase domain-containing protein produces the protein MFWGWQTGLWPAACVMAALLEGARLLPWRWDLARADFNRVSDLCSVIFVGLVVYLGATTDAPRVLALIFQWFPLMVFPLIAAQVYSTTPGVDVRIFLWSQRKKADADGTPAPRTLDLRYPYLVICILAASAANVRGEGFYLGAVAMAAVALWRVRTPGVPPATWAALLLMVAAAGWAGHVGLHRAQRAVEATALEWLAEWMRRDTDPFRSSTAIGSIGRLKLSDRILLRVEPGEGARPPLLLREASYNVFATPSWLAVDAGFAPVSPEGNGTTWRLGAGGPPRARVTVSASLRRGRGVLALPADPYEIDRLAAVRVERNRLGAVKVDEGLGLITYTALVGERSHLDGAPGAPDVQLPIVDGPAVARLASDLGLVGKPPEAVVASLHRYFRESFRYSLERPKPEADVSVLEDFLRRSRIGHCEYFATATVLLLRAAGIPARYATGYSVQEWSPLEGAWVVRARHAHSWALVWLDGAWRDLDTTPPGWGELEGQHASWWQPLSDLFAWAGYGFDRWRYGERRAGVTTWLGWLLVPLTLILIWRLFFVRRRRRAEATRPAPESPRTRAGTDSEFYQVEARLTELGLGRRPAEPPAQWLRRVEDLPPVAESRAVLARLVTLHYRYRFDPAGLPATERARLRDEATAWLAATRDRAAAPPSSVSPGRGGRA, from the coding sequence GTGTTTTGGGGCTGGCAGACGGGGCTCTGGCCGGCGGCGTGTGTGATGGCGGCGCTGCTGGAGGGGGCGCGGCTGCTGCCGTGGCGCTGGGACCTGGCGCGCGCGGACTTCAACCGGGTGTCGGATCTCTGCTCGGTGATCTTCGTCGGCCTCGTGGTCTATCTCGGGGCGACCACGGACGCTCCCCGCGTGCTGGCTCTCATCTTCCAGTGGTTCCCGTTGATGGTGTTCCCCCTCATCGCAGCCCAGGTCTACAGCACAACGCCCGGCGTCGACGTGCGCATCTTCCTCTGGAGCCAGCGGAAGAAGGCCGACGCCGACGGCACGCCCGCCCCGCGCACGCTGGATCTCCGGTACCCCTATCTGGTGATCTGCATTCTCGCCGCGAGCGCCGCCAACGTGCGGGGCGAGGGCTTTTACCTGGGCGCGGTCGCGATGGCCGCGGTCGCGCTCTGGCGGGTGCGGACGCCGGGCGTGCCGCCCGCGACGTGGGCGGCACTGCTGCTCATGGTGGCGGCGGCGGGCTGGGCGGGGCACGTGGGGCTACATCGCGCGCAGCGGGCGGTGGAGGCCACGGCGCTCGAGTGGTTGGCGGAGTGGATGCGCCGCGACACCGATCCGTTCCGGAGCAGCACGGCCATCGGCTCGATCGGGCGGCTCAAGCTCTCCGACCGGATCCTGCTGCGCGTCGAGCCCGGCGAGGGCGCGCGGCCGCCGCTGCTCCTGCGCGAGGCCAGCTACAACGTGTTCGCCACGCCGTCGTGGCTGGCGGTGGACGCGGGCTTCGCCCCGGTATCGCCGGAGGGAAACGGCACGACGTGGCGTCTCGGCGCGGGGGGACCCCCGCGCGCGCGTGTCACCGTGTCCGCATCCCTCCGGCGCGGCCGCGGTGTGTTGGCGCTACCCGCCGACCCCTACGAGATCGACCGGCTCGCGGCCGTGCGCGTCGAGCGGAATCGCCTGGGGGCGGTGAAGGTGGACGAGGGATTGGGGCTGATCACCTACACCGCGCTGGTCGGCGAGCGATCTCACCTCGACGGGGCGCCGGGCGCCCCCGATGTGCAGCTCCCCATCGTGGACGGGCCCGCCGTCGCGCGGCTGGCGAGCGATCTGGGACTCGTGGGGAAGCCGCCCGAGGCGGTGGTGGCGTCGCTGCACCGATACTTTCGCGAAAGCTTCCGCTATTCGCTCGAGCGGCCGAAGCCGGAGGCCGACGTGTCCGTGCTGGAGGATTTCCTGCGCCGCTCGCGCATCGGGCACTGCGAGTACTTCGCGACTGCCACCGTGCTGCTCTTGCGGGCGGCCGGCATTCCCGCTCGGTACGCGACGGGCTACTCCGTGCAGGAGTGGAGCCCGCTCGAGGGCGCCTGGGTGGTGCGCGCCCGCCACGCCCACTCCTGGGCGCTCGTGTGGCTCGACGGCGCCTGGCGCGACCTCGACACCACGCCGCCCGGCTGGGGCGAGCTGGAAGGGCAGCACGCGTCCTGGTGGCAGCCGCTGTCGGACCTCTTCGCCTGGGCGGGGTACGGCTTCGACCGCTGGCGCTACGGCGAGCGTCGCGCCGGCGTCACCACGTGGCTCGGCTGGCTCCTCGTTCCGCTGACGCTCATCCTGATCTGGCGGCTCTTCTTCGTGCGCCGCCGGCGACGCGCCGAGGCGACGCGGCCCGCGCCGGAGAGTCCGCGCACGCGCGCGGGAACGGACTCCGAGTTCTATCAGGTGGAAGCACGCCTCACCGAGCTGGGGCTCGGGCGACGGCCCGCCGAGCCGCCGGCCCAGTGGCTGCGGCGCGTGGAGGATCTCCCGCCCGTCGCCGAGTCGCGTGCGGTGCTGGCGCGACTGGTCACCCTGCACTATCGCTACCGCTTCGATCCCGCGGGCCTGCCCGCCACGGAGCGAGCGCGGCTGCGCGACGAGGCAACGGCGTGGCTGGCCGCTACCCGAGATCGCGCAGCAGCCCCGCCGTCGTCCGTATCCCCTGGAAGAGGTGGTCGAGCCTGA